DNA from Drosophila busckii strain San Diego stock center, stock number 13000-0081.31 chromosome 2R, ASM1175060v1, whole genome shotgun sequence:
GTATGCGATTGAAAATGCACTTGCGATCCATGTAGATGCGAGCATCGACATTGTCCAGCGCGTTGGCCACACCATGCAGCTGGCCAAAGAAGTTCTCGGAGAAGACCTTTTCGGTCTCGGCGCCCACACGTAGCTCATAGGCAGTCACCTTAACGTCCGGGTTCATGCGCTTgatggcagcggcggcagtcAATGCCTTGGGCTTCTGCACATCGTGCGGACGGAACAGGAACTGACGATTCAGATTCGATTTCTCAATGAGATCCATATCGGTGACGTAGATCTGACCTGCGCCCGTGCCCAAGCCAAGCATGCCAAAGTTCTTCAGCAACTCGCAGCCAATGGCGCCAGCGCCAACAATAAACCACTTGGCTGCAGCTAATTTCTCTTGGAACTTGCGTCCAAATATGGCAACCTGTGCATCATAACGCGAGCCCGTAGGCGCTGCCTCCTCCTCAGTGACGCCCTCCTCGGGCAAACACTCGAGCGCATCGAAATAGAACCACTGATGTATGGGCGTGAACTTGCCGCTGCAGGCCTTGAGCACTTCCTGCGCCACAATGCCGCCAACGGCAGCGTCCATGGGGCAAGTGTTGCCAGCACATATTTTGGCAAACTGCAGCACCAGCTGCTCATCCACATCGCTCTTCGCGGCCTTGCAAAGTTCCAAAAACTTTTCAGCATCAGCGCTGTTCCAGGGGCGCGGcaatttgctgttggctgccaCATAGCTGTCCAGCTGGCTGAATGCCACATGCAGCGTAGCTGGTGCGTCCAGCTTGGCAAAGTCCGAGACCAAAAACTCAGGCTCCTTCTCTGCCTGCTCCAGCGGCTTGAAGCTTATGGTCTTGGGCATCTTCACCTGCGTGGCCACGCCACCAGACTTGTAGGCACCGAATTTGCTAGTGTCGCCAATGCTGAAGGTGTAAGGACCCAGCACATTGATCTTGATGGGCTGGCAGCCATTCAGCTCTTGCATGCCCTGCACCTCCGAGAAGGTGACATGGTCGCCATCGCTGAAGCCATGACGTGTCTCATCCAAGCAAGTAACCACGCCCTGAGCATCGTGTGTTATGCTGGCAATCATGGTGGATATGGGCTGAGCACCATCCTGATCGTAAACGGTGAACTTGTCGCCAAAATCACAAAACACTTTAGCGAAGAGACCACGCGTCTCGGCTATGATCAAGGCAATGTCCTGCTCATGTGCAAACTTGGCAATCGAAGCCTGCTCCGCAGCAGATGAATTGGTCAGCACAATGACACGGAACTGACGCATAAAGTCCTCCGTAAGTGGAGCGGTGTGGGAAATGGTGCGCACATAGCTGTTGAGCTCCGCCAATTGGGCGCAGGAGGCCTCCGCACGATTTTTGCCAACGTCTGCTTGGGTCAAATAGAACTGCGAGGCCAAGTCGTTGAGCTGCAAAAGACGCAGATTAGTCAAGAGTTCAACGaacacaaattataaaaaaaatcatggTGAAATTCAGAGTCAGCGACTCTGGAAAGTGTGACTAAATGAGCAAATGGGTGGTGGGGAGGCACTGAAGTCGTGCAGGGGCGAAGGGCGACGCTGCGTTTCGTTAAACGTTCCAGCGCGTTCCATTAAACGAGTGACTGCCATAGCTTAGCCTACATGGTTTTAtagctaatttaatattttttttgtttaatatcaATTTGGCCAAATTGTTTGCCGTCTGTTATTGTCATTGCATAAAATGTATCAAAAGCGAgcaagttaaacaaaagcgaattTGTAGCACAAAACGCAATGCGAAAAGCTCGCAGCACACTATttatctcgctcgcactcgccAACGACTGCGCACAACACGAacttagcaaaaaaaaaaaacactgataaaaaaaaagctaacaaaatttaataatttttcggcgctctttttttttgcttgctttttggaCGAAAAGTACTGAGAAAACGAAGCAAACATAACCTAGAAATTGCCTGTGATGCTGCAAAGCTGAACGCTGTATGAAAATCATTTAGTTGgccaatttgcttttgttgttgttgttgcgagaAAAAAACATGAATCATTTGCATTATtaactttttctttctttgcctTTCAAAGCGAGCGGGCGAGCGTTTTGCGTTTCTTTTCGCGCGCgcggcaattaaaatgcaacattaCAGTTAACAGTTATTGATTTTCAAGCCCCTGGCCCCTCCCctaataacagcaacaacccgTTAACCGAGCGCCAGCCAGTACTACTTACCGTACAAGTTGCTGTGTCATGCAGGGTGATCGATTTAACGCCGCCCAAAATGACATTCTTGGCTATCTCCAGACCCAGGCCGCCCAATCCGCAAAGCAAAATGTCCGAATTGGCCATGCGACGCATCGCATCATGTCCAAGCACATACAGTTGGCGCGAATACAGCGATTCGTCTATATCACCACCGGCAGCGGCGCCGCTATTGCTGTTGGCAGCCATCACtgcactgttgttgttgctattattattgctgttgttgttgttattgttatttctgCCGCAGATATTCGAGCTGTTCGTGGAGCTAACGTTGGAGTTTGTGGAGCTGACAGTTGAATTAACGTTAACGTTCGACAAGGACgtggacgacgacgacgcacaGTTGTTAATTCCACTACTTTCCTTATGCACTGCTGACGAGCTAATGCCACCGGCAGTCGTATTCTTTGACAAGTCGGAAGTGGACGACGATACTTCGGCGGCATTAATGGCACAACTAGTTGTCTCGCTCGACATGTCAACGTCGTCTTCTTTGCCGTGATTTtcgtggttgttgttgctgttgctgctgctgctactgctgatgCTTGATGGCTCTTGTTCCATTGAGGCTCCACCGGCATCCCCATCGGCGCCGGCTTCCTCTAATTTGCGGCGTTTACATAGAGGTGCTTCTGTGCCGGTTGTCCTTGTCCTGGTGCAGGAAGACGCCGTGTCggacatgctgctgcttgttgtttatgccTAATTTCCTAATATAGCGTGTCGTTTATATGCACGAGTATGGGGGTCCGGCGACTGTGATCTCTTGTTTCTTTATAATGCTCTTCTTAAGAGCGTGTCCTTGAATTCACTGCACAAATACACTGCACAACGCTGTTTAACAATATCACACACTTTGCACTTAAGCGACCAACAAATAGCAATTgtaacaagcagcaaatgtttaaagttattgcaaattgtatgTAGTTTAACATGCGCTGTTAGCACACTGTTGTAGCGAATGTCAGTGTTGTTGCAAAAATGGCAATGTTGTTGTCAAAGCAACTCTGTGTTTCAATTCAATCACtttcaaatgaatttacaTAATTTGCGACTATTTCGTTTATTgtcgaaatatatttttgagagactttaatttgaattgttttagTGTAAAaagtactttttatttattaataatgtgAGAATTTACAGTCAAACGATTAGTCGTTCAGTTTTAAAATACGCGCCAAGCTACGAAATTGCCTAATTGTAACAGcaactttatgcatttgcttttaaagtactaagaaatttgttgacttacaaaaaataaataatataaactaaaagcagcaacaatttattttaacaatgcCTAACATTACTGCTCCTCACTATACAAGCTTCGtcaagttttcatttttgaaaaCATGCATGCGGTCATGCGGTGGTGCGTCGATAGGCAGCAAACCAAAACAACGCTGCCAGACTGTTTAATTTGAGAAGCAAGGCCTGCCAACTAGCTTGTTGAAGTGCAAATAAACGTTACatgtttgaaattttcatgtgtgtatgttcaaaaataatatttgctaaaataataagaaaaaacaaaagcaacagcaaacatgCACGCTtggaacacacacatacacatgcaagcAATGGGCGAAAAAcataattgatatttttattagatCCTTATCAATCTATTAATAGTGCTGCTTATGGCTTGGCACGCGCCTTTCAACAGTCGACCGACCCAAATATAAAATAGGCCTGTATGTCCTGTGTGGGTTCAACATCCTTTCACTGCAGCTAATCTATTTTCGGTCCGACACAACGGTAGTCGAGCATGAAAATGCGTAAATTTCCTCGAAAAAACACAAGAGCCTTAGATCCTGACAATGGGCAtagcatacacatatacacatgtatgtatgtgtttgtatgtgggGGAGACCTTTTCAAGTGCTAAATGCGTGCCATTAGAAGAGCTATGCGGCAACAGCTGGCGGCGGATCGTtcgaccagcagcagcagcagcagttgcgtaaaatgcattttaatttacagttacaCAGCTGCGCCAGCAACCCCCTCAgctatgttttaaatttagtcaGAGCTATCTGGCATATCGCGTGCGGTTATGTTAGCGCGTGGGTTAGACAAATTAGCATATGACAATCATACATAAAAATGTGCGGAATGCAGTTGCGGGTGGAGCGAGAGGGTGCAAGGATCGGCAGCTGTTGTTTGATCGCGTGCTCCTTGACGCGTAATTAAGGCTCATCACATATGGCATTCCCATAGTGTGCGCTTATGCAAATTCCAGCTCATTAATCTACGTTGAGTGACACTGAAATTTGAATATGAGCCAAATGCTATTTATCAACGCAAGATGAAAAATGAGCTGCAGTCGATATGCAAATGGGCACtaaaattacaatattatatcttttaatttttgctgtattcaaatttcaatCATTAATTACAAACGcaatatttacaaaacaaatgtgtCGCTTTGTCGAGGTGTGAGCAGCGACGCAGGCTGCGCAGTCGCAGGACATTTTCGGAGACAGCTTTCAACCcctttttacacacacacatagacacacacaagtgGCAAAAATTACAAAGATTACAacttaattttcaactttCCTTTTTGGCATTAACATTTTAACTGCATAAATCCTGCAGCGCAGTTCTGAGCTGTCATTTTAGCTGGCAGGACCTCGGGGCAAGCGAACAGTAACACAAAAAGACACTcgaaattgttgaaaatattttgtcgTACTGCCATTGTTATGTCCTGGCCAAACCCTTTCTCAAGTGCAGCCGTCATCtcagcatttgctttatttgcatcTCGGCCTGGAgaaaaaaaagacaacaacagttaGACAGCGCACAACCCTCAAAGGATGTCGCCTGTGACTTTTTGTGCGTCTGCGGGCTTATTGTCCTTTCACACCTTTCGCCCTGCACACTCGACTGGGCGCTGCgccttgtaaatattttgattgcaaCTGCGTCCAACGACGCCCGCGGCATTTGCCACATTTCAAATTCAACTGCCAATTAGCCAAAGGCCCTCATTGCACTAGTCACTGGTAGTTACTTCCGCGTACACTAAACGCACTCACCTGTAGCCAGGGCTACACCCTGGTTTCAAATCTGAAATTGCCGCTGTCTTTCACACGTTACTCAGCGAGCATAAAAGCAAACGCGTTAATAGGGCGCGCCATCATTCAAACTGCAGCTCAGAGTCTCAGCGTCGCGACACTTGACCATTCTGTTCAGTTAGTCAGTCCAAGTCAGCCAAGCGTTGGATTTGTAacgtatttttatatttagtctGAGCTGAGGGATGTGTTTATAGCGAGGGTGCGGGCAGCGTCTTTATACTTGATACATTCTCAGATAaaatgcacttttttttttattcattttcccagacaattaaatgttgttgctcttcTTCAAGTCGTAAAATTGCGTGTTGGCCCGTTTAAGATAGGTCGCTGTTTCTTAAGCTGCATTTGATGTCTTAGATATTGCTCTTTGTGTGGCACTGGGTTAGACACTGGAGTACGCTATGGGAACTTAAGATCTTTAACTTTAATGTTGGCTTAAGGCAGCAAAGGGGTTTTAAcgatttttatattgcttaatttatttcaacagaAATACAAATGCATTATTCGTAAAACAtgcaatagaaaatatatcacacaattaaaatgaaataaaaactacaaatgTTTTGCGGCATTGtgcaattataaaacaaaaagtatgaTTTTTAAATCTAATTGTTTGCGctaaaaacacataaaattcaatgcatttaattaattcaaacgcattattatttaaatatgcacaatATTTTACACAGTTAACtcatttgttgattttgccacacagtaatttttataataatattgcttGGCCATCTTTTgtagtaatattttatttttcatatatgtaaatatttgattcTTAGCCTGTTCTCTTGCTTCATCCTTTTACACTCTTTACCCCCATTGAGCAGCTCAACGCCTCTTAGGCGCATTTAACAAAGTCATCAAGATatgcacaattttatttgttccCAGCTTTAATCCCTTAATAAATCACTTACAgcatttgccaaaaaagaaaagcgaatgcaaaaataatttgcaattgaatttgtaaacattttattacaacatggcaaaaaagaaaattcaatcCTATTCTCAACGCCAGCTACTTAACATGCAGACACAGGATATttgcaaaaaggcaacaaaaggAAAATGCGAAATCCTTTACCCCTTTGCCTCACAGACTATTAAAAGCGACTGCGCAGCCTTTAACCCTTTGAGCCACCCCTAAGCACTCGCGATCGCTGCAGGCAAACTTAGACTTAGCTTTGCATACTCAAAGGTTTCTGACCGTTTATTGGCCATGCCTAATCCTCTTAATGTGGCCAGCATTTGAATAATGCGTAGTTAACGCTTTAACATGCTTAAAACACTTCCGGCCACTAAACTTTTTGACATACCCGCGACCTCAGCCGCAGTCACTGCAGTttgtaatgtaattttttcttactttttatttattttatgccgcGCAACGAATCCATCAATTTTATGGccaagtatttttatttacgttCAGCTCAGCTGGCCATATTTCGATTCCGTTGCCATCAATACGCAGTTGCATGCAATTATGGCTTTTCACAGGCATTGCTATGGCTTTTCCCAACCCCCCACCACCCCACCTCACCACTCAAACTGAAACAAAAGACGTCATCATCCAGCCGTTACTCTTTCATAAGCAAAAACCCACAGCCAACAACAGTCGTAAAGTTTTGCAGCGTCgactttaagctgcttacaCATGAAAAGGAAGCTTCAAAAAAAAGGAGTGAGCgtaagtgagtgagtgagtgtgagtgtaaACCATTTACttatgtattatattatattatggaCAGCGCATACAAAGCATTCTGTGGTTTATCCTTTCAGCAATAAAAGTATCCGATTACTAACTGCATTTTTTTCGTTCTCATTCACATTCGcttcgctttttgtttttcacatGACATGCAAGCGAAAACTGAAAACAGTTACAGTTCCTTCTTCCTGGCTGTCAGCACGGCAGCAGATCAAATGCTCTtccagctgctcctgctcccgCTCCTGCTCTCTCgc
Protein-coding regions in this window:
- the LOC108597186 gene encoding ubiquitin-like modifier-activating enzyme 1, with amino-acid sequence MSDTASSCTRTRTTGTEAPLCKRRKLEEAGADGDAGGASMEQEPSSISSSSSSNSNNNHENHGKEDDVDMSSETTSCAINAAEVSSSTSDLSKNTTAGGISSSAVHKESSGINNCASSSSTSLSNVNVNSTVSSTNSNVSSTNSSNICGRNNNNNNNSNNNSNNNSAVMAANSNSGAAAGGDIDESLYSRQLYVLGHDAMRRMANSDILLCGLGGLGLEIAKNVILGGVKSITLHDTATCTLNDLASQFYLTQADVGKNRAEASCAQLAELNSYVRTISHTAPLTEDFMRQFRVIVLTNSSAAEQASIAKFAHEQDIALIIAETRGLFAKVFCDFGDKFTVYDQDGAQPISTMIASITHDAQGVVTCLDETRHGFSDGDHVTFSEVQGMQELNGCQPIKINVLGPYTFSIGDTSKFGAYKSGGVATQVKMPKTISFKPLEQAEKEPEFLVSDFAKLDAPATLHVAFSQLDSYVAANSKLPRPWNSADAEKFLELCKAAKSDVDEQLVLQFAKICAGNTCPMDAAVGGIVAQEVLKACSGKFTPIHQWFYFDALECLPEEGVTEEEAAPTGSRYDAQVAIFGRKFQEKLAAAKWFIVGAGAIGCELLKNFGMLGLGTGAGQIYVTDMDLIEKSNLNRQFLFRPHDVQKPKALTAAAAIKRMNPDVKVTAYELRVGAETEKVFSENFFGQLHGVANALDNVDARIYMDRKCIFNRIPLVETGTLGTLGNVQVIVPFATESYSSSQDPPEKSIPICTLKNFPNAIEHTLQWARDAFEGVFKQSAENAAQYISDPQFTERIIKLPGIQPLEILDSIKKALIDDKPKSFADCVEWARLHWEDQYANQIKQLLFNFPPNQVTSSGQPFWSGPKRCPDPLVFDVNEPMHLDYIYAGANLRAEVYGIPQVRDRQQVAEMVQQVKVPEFKPRSGVKIETNEAAAAAAANSYDDGEVDQDRVDKIITELIKTAGSHSKITPLEFEKDDDNNLHMDFIVACSNLRATNYKITPADRHKSKLIAGKIIPAIATTTSVLSGLAVLEVIKLIAGHSDLAKFKNGFANLALPFIAFSEPLPAPKKTYYEKEWTLWDRFEVNGEMSLQEFLNYFDEKEKLKITMLSQGVSMLYSFFMPKAKCSERLPLPMSEVVRRVSKRRIESHERSLVFEICCNDTDGEDVEVPYVRYTLP